The Fusobacterium pseudoperiodonticum DNA window TTTTAAATATCATAATTTTCTAATAATTCCTCTATTGTAGCAGGTGCAGTTCTTACATTTTGAACAACTTCTTTCTTTGCTACTTTAAGTTCAAAAGGAATTTTTTGTTCTCTCAAACAAGCCTTCATATATAGTGTTATTGCTGTTGACATATCTAAACCAAGTTCTTCACAAAATGCATAAAAATTTTCTGCTGTTTTTTCATCTGTATTAATTGTTAATGTAGCCATAAAAATCCCTCCTATTTTTTCATATTATAATTATATAATAATAGTAAGTACTTATCAATATTTATTTAATATAAAAAGCTGAGAGATATTTCTCTCAGTTTTTTGTTAGAATTTTTATAATAAAAAATCTTCTTCTGTAATTAATAATAAATCTTCTCGAGTTATATTCTCTATGTTTACGATTCTTCTTGCTTGACACATTATTAAAT harbors:
- a CDS encoding type II toxin-antitoxin system RelB/DinJ family antitoxin gives rise to the protein MATLTINTDEKTAENFYAFCEELGLDMSTAITLYMKACLREQKIPFELKVAKKEVVQNVRTAPATIEELLENYDI